GGACGGTGACACCGTGCGCATCACGTCGCCCGACGAACCCAAGTACGACGCCGATTTCGCGGCGGTCCGGCAGTTCCGCGCCTCTGTGTGTGTGCTGGGACCACTGGTAGGGCGGTGCAAGAAGGCGAAGGTGGCTCTTCCCGGTGGAGATGCCATCGGGTCGCGGCCCCTGGACATGCATCAGGCCGGACTGCGCCAACTGGGTGCGACCTGCAATATCGAGCACGGCTGTGTGGTGGCCGAAGCCGACCATCTACGGGGCGCCGAGATCCAACTCGAGTTCCCGTCAGTGGGGGCGACCGAGAACATCCTGATGGCCGCGGTGCTGGCCGAAGGGGTCACCACCATCCACAACGCGGCGCGCGAGCCTGACATCGTCGACATCTGCGCGATGCTCAACCAGATGGGGGCCAAGGTCAGCGGTGCGGGGACGTCGACGCTGACGATCACCGGGGTGGATCGGCTCTATCCGACGGAGCACCGCGTGATCGGCGACCGCATCGTGGCGGCGACGTGGGGGATAGCCGCGGCAATGACGCGCGGCGACATCTCGGTGACGGGCGTGGACCCGCAGCACCTGCAGCTGGTCCTGCACAAGCTGCACGACGCCGGCGCCACGGTCACCCAGAACGATGACGGTTTCCGGGTGGTGCAGTACGAGCGCCCCAAGGCGGTCAACGTGGCGACGCTGCCGTTCCCGGGGTTCCCGACCGACCTGCAGCCGATGGCGATCGGTCTGGCGTCGGTGGCGGACGGCACCTCGATGATCACCGAGAACGTTTTCGAAGCTCGCTTCCGGTTCGTCGAGGAGATGATCCGGTTGGGTGCCGATGCGCGGACGGACGGTCACCATGCCGTTGTGCGGGGGATCCCGCAGCTCTCGAGCGCGCCGGTGTGGTCGTCGGACATCCGTGCCGGCGCCGGCCTGGTGCTCGCAGGCCTGGTCGCCGACGGCGAAACCGAGGTTCACGACGTGTTCCACATCGATCGCGGTTACCCGCTGTTCGTGGAAAACCTGTTGAGCCTCGGAGCCGAGATCGAAAGAGTAGGGTCGTAGGGAGCGCGTTCGAGCC
Above is a window of Mycolicibacterium boenickei DNA encoding:
- the murA gene encoding UDP-N-acetylglucosamine 1-carboxyvinyltransferase, whose protein sequence is MSERFLVTGGNRLSGEVAVGGAKNSVLKLMAASLLAEGTSTITNCPDILDVPLMAEVLRGLGATVELDGDTVRITSPDEPKYDADFAAVRQFRASVCVLGPLVGRCKKAKVALPGGDAIGSRPLDMHQAGLRQLGATCNIEHGCVVAEADHLRGAEIQLEFPSVGATENILMAAVLAEGVTTIHNAAREPDIVDICAMLNQMGAKVSGAGTSTLTITGVDRLYPTEHRVIGDRIVAATWGIAAAMTRGDISVTGVDPQHLQLVLHKLHDAGATVTQNDDGFRVVQYERPKAVNVATLPFPGFPTDLQPMAIGLASVADGTSMITENVFEARFRFVEEMIRLGADARTDGHHAVVRGIPQLSSAPVWSSDIRAGAGLVLAGLVADGETEVHDVFHIDRGYPLFVENLLSLGAEIERVGS